The nucleotide window TCATTATGGTATAAATTTACAAAATTTCAGTTACAATAAAGGGCAATTTCAACCTATTTTAAGGAGAAAACCTTAATTGTTTACGTTTGAAATCATGTGCTTTTGAATTGATTATCTTGATTTTTAAGATGCAACTTTTTAATATAACTTACATTTTCAGGAAATCATCATAAGCATTAGATAGTCCAATTTCATGGATGTGAGCGATGGTTTTTTGAACATCATAATCTACATAATGAAAACTAACCTTTACTGTATCAGGTGATGATAGATCCGAGTTGTGGTCTATTTCCAATAACGTATAGCAAGATTTATTATCTCCGTGTTTTGGTTTGCCCACAGAGCCTACATTAATTGCATGCCTGTAAATTTTTCGGTTAGCCTCTTCGCAGAATATACTTTTATGATAGGGAATATGGGTATGTCCCATCAGTAAAATATCTGCTTCAACGCTATCCATCATTTCCAATAGATATTCTTCATAACAATCTTCTTTGATATATTCTGTATTGGAAAGTGTACTGCCGTGTACCATCGCGACTTTTATCTGCTGAAAAGGGAAGCGGAACTGTATCTGCAACATAAAAGGGAGGCTCAGAAGAAAGCTTCTGTTATCCGAAGTAATGGTTTCATTCACCAGTTTGATTGATTCATAACCAAACTTTTTTTCGGCTTCTGTTTTAAATGAAAAAGGGAAGGAAGATTTTTTGTAGGCTATTCCCTCATCATGATTTCCCTGGAGACAGGTGATTCCGTAGTAGCGCACTGCTTCAATGACCTCATTATCCCATCCTGCAAAGTTGACCAGATCCCCAAGGCAGTAAATATCGTCCGGTTTATGTTTTTTTATATCTCCCATTACCGTTAACAAAGCCGGAAGATTTGCGTGTATATCGCTGATAAATGCTAATTTCATAATTTTAAATTTTAAGCAAGATTATTAATTTGTCATTTCACGCGGCGTAATCAAAACCGGTATTTTAGCATGTTTTAGAACATAGTCTGCTACCGATCCCATTAAAAGTCTGGTTAAACCAGTACGTCCGTGAGTTCCCATAACAATAAGTTCAGCTTTCCATTGTTCAGCGACATTCAGTATTTCCTTATGAGGTTCTCCTTCGGGGGTAAAACGAAATACTTTATCAACTCCATCATATAATTCTATGTATTGCTGAATAGTATTCTCTGCTTCCTGTAATAAGATGGCATGCTGCTGCCCTTCATTAATACCAAGATCGGGGTTGGGCAGTTCTTTTACAGCATCAATGACAAAAACAATTGCGATTGATGCTGAAATCTGGTGTGCCAGTTCAAAGCCGATACGCGCAGCTTTCATGCCGTAGGCACTGTCATCAACGGCAATGAGTATTTTACTGAAATTCATGATATTTTCATTTAATTGTTAGTGTTCCCAAGTAAGTAGCTAAAAGCCCTAAGCCGACACTGAAGATCAGATAGAGTGCACAATAGAGATAATCTCCCTGTCTCAGCAGACTGATACTGTCATAAGAAAAACTTGAAAATGTTGTAAAACCACCGCATATCCCGGTAATCAAAAACCATCTCCATTCCGCAGTCATCCAGCTGAATTTTTCAGTCAGTCCAAAGAATATCCCGATCAAAAAACATCCCACGACATTGATCAGAAATGTTCCGAGCGGAAAAGTGATGTGAAAATGTCTGGCAACAAGATCCTGAACGAGATAGCGGAATACACCGCCGATCCCGCTTCCTATCCAAATTATGAGTATCGCTTTTAGCATTGGTTTATTTTTTTATGTTTCCCAGAATTCGACTTCTTTGTAGATAATGATCTTATCCTTTAGCAGGACATGATGCTTTAAAAAGAAGTTTTCCAGTTTTTCCCTTTCGTCGATGAGCTCGATACATATAGCCAGGTTCGTATTGTTTCCTTCAAGCTGGTAGCGCTGGACTTTTCCCTCGCGGGAAAATCCCGAATGCGTCTGGTAAACAGATGCATTCAGGATACCATCTTTTTTAGCGTCAGAGACAATATGAAGATACGCTGATTTTGGAAACATTTTTCTAAAAAATGAAGCTTCGCTATCTTTTACCTTATGGGAGGGCTCTATGTAGATCTTGAGTTTTCCCAGTGATTTTTTTATGATCTCTTTCATATTGTACTATTTTATTCACGTTCTACTTTGGGACGGATTATTTTCTTTTGATCATCTTCCTATATCTGCTGATATGGTGTTTCAGGAAATGTTCCCTTCTTTTTCCGGCCTCGGATAGCGATCCATCGGAAGAAAAATAGGAATCAAATATTTTGGGCACTTCAATTCTTTGGGCGCTGTAGATTCCTGAATGGCCACTAAAGAAATAGGCGGTAAAGCAGGCTATTGCATAGTAAAGTGTATACTCGCCACCAAAGAGTTCTATCCCCATCAGCGTACAGGCAAGCGGCGTATTGGTCGCACCGGAAAATACAGCGATAAATCCAAGTGCCGCAAAAAGTCCTACCGGCGCGTTCATCAGATCAGAAAGTGTGTTACCCAGCGTTGCACCGATATAAAATAGCGGGGTGACTTCACCGCCTTTGAAACCGGTTCCTAAAGTGACAGTCGTGTAGACCGTTTTCCAGAGCCAGCTCCATGGATCTGAACCTCCCGCATGAAATGCAGATTGGATTGTAACCGCCCCCTGATATTCGGGGTCTACTCCCAGGCTGAGATAATCAGGCTTACCGTTAATGAAAGTCAGTAAAATGATCACGCATCCACCTATAACAGGAATAAGCCATTTTTTTGAAACGGAGGCAACCATGACATTTTTGATACGATGTGCCATTTCAGCAAAAATAAAACTGGCAAGCCCAAATGCAATTGATGCAATGATAATCTTTCCGAGCAGCAGCAGATCAAATGGGATATACTGTGAAAGCCAGAATGACTGATCCATAGGAGGTATCGCATCTATATGATAATGGGTATGGTGGATTTTCCATGCGGATACAGTGATATCACCGACAGTCCCGGCAATAAGACAGGGCAGGAGGGCATCGTATTTTATTTTTCCGATAGCCAATACTTCCAGTGCAAAAATGGCTCCGGTCAGCGGTGTTCCAAAAACAGCACCAAAACCGGCAGCTATACCTGCTGTCAATACAATTCCGGTATCGCGCTGATTGAGACGGAACCATTTTCCGAACATCTGGGCAATACTTCCACCAATCTGCACCGCTGTCCCTTCACGTCCCGCTGATCCGCCAAAAAGATGTGTTATGACGGTAGCGAAAAGGACAATGGGAGCCATTCTTTTGGGTACTCCACCTCCCGGCTGATGTATTTCATCCATAATCAGGTTATTTCCTTTCTCTGAGGATTTACCGACAGATTGGTAAAGGAAATGAATCAATAGTCCTGCCACTGGCAAAAGATATAGCAGATAAGTATGGTCAAACCTATAATGGATAGCGAGGTTCAATATCCATAGAAAAAAGGCTACGATACTACCTATAGCAACCGAAATAGGAATTACAATGACACTCCACCGAACCAGCTGCCGAAATATGCTGACATGTTCCATTCTCATCATATGCGTTATTTACTTTTTAGCTGAGGTACAATTTCCGTGGTATAGGAGATCAGACTGTCATTGATACAGTTATAAGCAGATTCACGGTTGCTGAACCCCAATACTTCAACCTTTTTATTTTCCAACTTTTTATAATCTTCAAAGAAATTCTTGATCTCATGTAAGGTATGAGGTGGAAGATCTTCTATATTTTCGATGTGTTTCAATGAAATATCATGTGAAGCTACTGCGATGATCTTATTGTCCTGAACACCGCCATCGATCATTTCCATCATCCCGATGACCCTTGACTGTACGATTGTCAGAGGGACCAGATTTTCGGTACAGATAACCAGTATATCCAGTGGATCATGATCGGTGTAATAGGTATGGGGAATCAGTCCATAGTTTGCAGGATAATGGATGGAGGAAAATAGAACCCTGTCTACTTTAATCAGGCCGGAGGGCTTATCCAATTCATATTTAGTCCTGCTTCCAGCCGGTATTTCTATTACCGCCGTCACTTCAAATGGCAGATTTTCTCCCGGAGAAAGATCGTGCCATGGATGTTGTGTTCCTATCATTGTTGAGTTATATGTTATTATTTTTAAAAGCCGCTATGCCTGCAAATTGTGATTCAGTGCCTAGTTCATCCTCTATTCTGAGCAATCTGTTGAATTTGGAGACCCGTTCTGAGCGGCAGCCACTTCCTGTTTTTAGCTTTCCTGCGCCTTTTGCTACGGCCAGATCCGCAATAAAAGTATCTTCGGTTTCACCGCTGCGATGAGAGATAAAGCATCCGTAATTGTTCTGGTAGGCAAGCTGTACCGTATTTAAGGTTTCCCAGACTGTACCTATCTGATTGGGCTTGATCAGGATCGAATTTGCGACCTTCTCATCAATTGCTTTTTGAAGGATCTTGGGATTGGTGCACAGGATATCGTCGCCGATAAGTTCCGTATGTTGCCCAAGTTCTTCGGTCATGGATTTCCAGCCGTCCCAGTCATTTTCACCCATGCCATCTTCCAGCGAGATAATCGGATATTTTTGAAGCCACTGTTTCCAAGTATTTAAAAGCTGTTCTGAGGAAACGAGCTCTTTAGTAGATTTGAAAAAGCAGTATTTGCCATCCTGCCACATTTCACTTGTTGCGGGATCAAGACAGATCGATATATCCTGTCCCGGTTTATACCCTGCAGCGTGGATGGCTTCAAGAATAACTTCTATGGCTTCTTCATTGGATCTGAGATTGGGAGCGAATCCTCCTTCGTCGCCCACACCTGTAAAATATCCCTTTTTATTGAGAATACTTTTTAATGTATGAAAAGTTTCTTCGCCCATTCGGATAGCTTCCCTAAAAGATGGCGCATTGTGCGGGGCAATCATAAATTCCTGGAAATCGATATTATTGTCTGCGTGCTTCCCACCATTGATCACATTCATACAAGGAACCGGAAGGACCAGATTACCACTGCTATTAAGATAGCTGTATAATGGAATTTCCTGCTGCTTTGCGGATGCCCGGGCAAAAGCCATGGAAACCGAAAGTATCGCGTTGGCACCGAGATTTGACTTTTCAGCTGTGCCATCAAGGTCAATCAGGAATCTATCGAATTCTTCCTGACTGGAAAAACGCTTACCTTTTAGGGCGGCGGCAATGATATTATTTACATTCGATACCGCATTCAGTACACCTTTACCACCATACCTGGAGGGATCACCATCCCGTAATTCAACCGCTTCTTTCTCTCCGGTGCTTGCGCCTGAGGGACAAATTGCTTTGCCCTGGCCGTTATCTAGCCAAAGTTCAGATTCTACTGTTGGATTTCCTCTGGAGTCCAATACTTCTCTGGAAATGATTTTAGTTATCGTCATATTGTAATGTGTTATTGTTATTTTTAAATAAACTTTAAATTCTATTGTTCTGTTTTTGAAAGGGGTACCAAAATTATCGGAATATTTGTGCTGTGCAGGAGATCGTCCGCGGTGCTACTAACAAAAAAGCGACTAATACCTGTTTGGTGATGTATTCCGGCTACGATGATCTGAGCTCCCCATGCAGTCGCGGTATCGAAAATGACATCCCTTACTGGACCCTTTACCAAAAAAAGTTCTGTAGGTGTGCCTTTAGCAAACATGCTTTTCATTCTGTAAAGAAAATCGCTTTCGACAGGCTGTTGATCCTTATTTAGGCTGTTGACGTATTCAACCAAAGTGTCCGCTAGGTTAATATCGCTGTCTTCCACCATGAGTATGCCTACCCGGGCATGGATCTGCCTGGCCATGTTGTAACCGTATTCAACAATTTTTTCCGAAGAGGCCGAACCGTCGACGGCAATTAAAATTTTAGAGATAAGTTCCATACTACTTTAAGTTGACAGGATGAATTAATTGATAATGATTCATTATTTTGTTTATTCCATTTTATTTACGGGTACTATCAACATGGGAATCGTTGTTTCATGAAGGATTCCCTCTGAAATGCTCCCCATAAAAAATTTACTGATTCCCCTGCGAGCATGTGTTCCTGCTACGATCAATTGCGCATTCCACTGGAGTGATGTTGAAATGACAGTTTCCTTTATTTCTCCCTCTACCACAAAGATTTTCGTATCTATACCGAGTGCATATTTTTCCCGCATGCTTTCCAGAAAATGTTTTGCATGCATAAAGGTATTGTCCCCATAAATTGTTTCATAGGGCATCACAGTATCAATTGGATGAAGTTTGGAATCATCGACGAGCAGCAGGCCTACTCTTGCCTGCATCTGGTTAGCCACTAGATAACCGTACTGGATCACTTTCTCCGAAAATGGGGTTTCATCCGCTATGATCAATATTTTTGTCAAAGGTTCCATAATATTTTATTTTTTATTGGTTGATGTAGGGTAACTGTGTGAACAACGAATAGAGCGCCCGACAATAGATGAAGCGGGATGATGAAAGGCATAACAAACCGACCGACGTGGGGATAACAATCGCTGTCCGGTAAAAGTTTAAAGCTGCTTTTATTGTAGTGTAGAAGGAATTTTAAATACATAACAAACCTGATTAAAATGTTAAACATCTAATTTAATCAGGCGTCATCAGCTCTTTTAGAGCGGTTGGGTAAGGAAGAACACCATTTCCTTTTTTGTTAAAGTAAATATAGACTTTTTTTGACAATTAACCTATTTTTTTAGGGAAATTATGCGCAGAAAAATAAAGAAGATATTGGGATCATCTCACCGGCGTATCAATTGTTTCAAAAGCTAAGGCAAACTCCTTCAGATCCTGTTTCATAAGATTGACAATTGATTCAATCTGATCAAGCATGTCTGCCCGTTTACTGAGCTGCTCAGCAGTGTATTTACCTCCCGCTCCGAAATACAGATCCAGTGATTTTCTTTTTCGCTCGGCTTTAATCCCTGAAATCTCTCCAAGATCCATCCATTTTTGTTTTATCTGGTTCCTCAGTGAACCCCGGAGGCAGTCGGAGCTATCTTCATAATTTAGATAATACCAGACGGCGGGAGGAAAGATGGTGGAAGTTTCTCCTGCATGCCAGATATCACCCAACGGATTTCTTTTATGATAAAATTCCACTTTGGTTTTGTTTGTCAATATCAGTACTCCGGCAACTGCTCCAGCTATACCCGTACCGATTCCCAGATAATCATTGGCATTTCCTTTATTGACCAGAAATCCAGATGCGAGTGCCCCTGAAGCACCTATTACCAATCCGCCTACTGTTAATTTGGTTTCTATATTGTCTTCTTTATCCTTTAGATAACTGGCGATCTGATCAGCCCTTTCTTCTTCGCAGTCCATTTCAGATGCTACCGCAGAAATTTCCAGTGAAGCTATATTAATACGCTGATTAATTTTTTGTGTACATTCCAGCAGTTCCAGACGTTTTTCAGTAGAAGGGTGTTCCGCGTAATCTTTTTAAGGTCAGCATACTTTTTTAATAGGTGCAGGGCACCGATAGCATTGGCTATATTCAGGCTTTTTCTGCCGAAGTTTTTCTTTAGATCTGAATCAATTTTTAAATGTTCGATCGGAGTCGGAATATCCTGTGCGGTATAGGAATAGATACTGAGCTGGTTACAGTTACTTTTTTCCAGCTGTATTTTAAGCTGCTCATTCCTCAGCCCGGCACATGATGTCATTAAGTAACAGAAAGATACGGCAACCAGCGCGCTTATCATTGGATTCTTCATCTATTTTTATGGTTTTGATTGTTTTTTTATTGATTAATTACTCGAATATTTTATTATAGAGATCTTCTGCAAAGCTTGTTGGCAGTGGAAATCCTTCGGTAAGTTTACCAATCTGTGTATCTTTTTCTCTAGATGCCTGAAGGAACAATATACTGTCTGTTTTATTCTGATAATAACTAAATGCGAAATCGTAGAGATGCGTGACAAAAAAGACTTTAATATTACTGAGCTGAAGGGCAGAAACAATCTGCGTGGCGACATCCGATCCTTCTTTTTCATTGGTTGCAGCGAAAGATTCATTGAAAAGAACAAAGTCTCCTTTCTTCAAATGACGGACAATTTCATTCATCCTATGAAGCTCTTCGTCAAATTTTCCGCTGTTCATTGACCTGTCTTCTTCTTTTTTAAAATGAGTGGCGATGTGTCCTGCAGGATTACTCTTAAATTTTGTGGCGGCAACAAAAATTCCACTTTGCATCATCAATTGGGCAATACCTACACTTCTTAAAAATGTTGATTTGCCGCCCCTGTTTACTCCCGTAATAATAAAGAGCAGTTTTTTATCACCGGAGATATCATTTCCAACCAGCTGATGTCCGGCTGTAAGAGCAAGGCATGGATCGTATAGTCCAGTGACATTAAATGATTCCTGGTGTGTAGGTACAGGTTCAGGGAATCCGACCGGCATTTTTAGATTCTTTAACCTGTCATGAAGATTAATGCACCCTAAATAAAAAGCCAGCTCATCCCGTATCAGGGTGAAAAAATCAGTGAGATGGTCATTGGCCTGTGCAAGTGTGTTTGCGGTACGGTTGACCATTTGATCGTTGAGACTGGAGAGTGCATTGCACCCACCGATATCCCTGGGGTTGATCTCAAAATAATAGCCTTCGATCTTTGAGGGAAAGAGCCAGTTCCACCAGGTATGTTTTTTTTGGTATTTTTTCTCAATGTATATTGTGTTCCTTTGTTAGCTCTTCCCAGCTCTACACTGGTATGGATTCGGCCGTACAGTTTCAGACTTTTTAAATTTTCCATTACCTGTATGAAGTATGCATCATCCGTCTGTTCTATGAATATGCGGAAGAAGCGGAGCATTCCATCGGACTGAAATTGCGAGATAACCTGAGCAGCAATTTCGCGAAATTGACGTAAAAAATCCATAGAAATTTCCATAAGTGCAACAGAACTGTGCAACAGCGAGGTAGGATGCTTGATAAAAATACCATACCAACTTGTTTTTTTGCTTTCAATAGCTTTTAAGGAAAGGTCAAACAGTGACTTTATAATCGCACTATTTGCTAGACAATCTTTCAAAATATTTTGTCTGTAGAGGATTGTGGGAATGTCATTTATATCTTCCTGAAGGAGGACCTTGGGAACAACAGTATCAATGACATTATTTCCGTCAGACATCGTATCAAGCAGTACCTGTAGTTCCAGGTCCTTCATAAGTTCATCACTATTCCATACCAGCGGTTGGCCAATATTGAAATCACGGTTAGGATATAAAAGATAAGGATTCATGAGGCAATGCGTTTTAAGAGCTGGTTAAAAGATAGTCCGTAACGTTCTGCCAGTGATCGTGCATATGCTTTTCCATCAGGATCTTTTTTAATGATCTTAAAGGTTCTCTCGGCATCCGGACTTTCCGGGTTAACCGTTGCTGACATACTTATTGAGGTTTTTGTGGCTGCAGAAAGCTCTTCAATAAACGTTACCCAAACGCAGTACGACCCAATCTTTTCTACTTGCTCTATAATCTTTGAAGAAAGGAACTTACTGTCAAGGAGTGTTGTGGAAGAGAATATTTCATTAAGAATGATGATGCTCCGGGTAGATGCTCGCTGTATAATTGCATGTATCCTGTTGAGATCATTTTCAAGTTTGCTCTGTTGCAGCTGGATATCCTCTGATTTTTCAAAATGAGTTAGGATGTTGTCACAATGGAGTATTTTTGCGTTGCTTCCGGCAACTGGAAGCCCAAGATTGCCAAAGTAATGGACTTGGCCAAAAGTTCTTGCAAAAGTGGTTTTACCTCCCTGGTTAGGGCCTGATACAAATATGATCCGCTCTTTGCCGGAAAGAGAAAAATTGTTGAGTACAGGTTTTTTTTCAAGGGCAACAAGATGTGAAGCCAGTGCGGTATCGAACGTATCAAAGGCAAAGATATCAGCCTGTACCGGTGTAATTTCCGGATAACAGAAAGGGGAGCCATTAACTTCAATTTTTTTAAAATATTCTAAATAAGAAAGGTAGAAATGGACATCCCTGTCAAAATCCTGAATAATCTCATCTTGGAAATCCTGATTATTAAGATAAAAAAGTACGATCTTATCAAAGACAGCAGGATATAGTGTGGCAACTCCTTTGAGGATCTGAGCCTCCACATCATTCATATGGACGGAAACCGGAAATTTTTCAAGGTAGTTTTTATTATTACCACTTAAAAACCTGGAAAAAAGCGTTCTGGTTTCTTTATCGTAATCATCCTGTGATCTGTAGGGAAGTACCCTGACTAGCAGACCCTCAACCATGAGATCGTATCTGATTTTCCCTATTTCTGAAAACAGCTCTTCGATCATTTCGCGGCCGGCTATAAACTCAGAGGAACCTACATATTTGGATAGGTACTGAAAAAAAGCGCTGAATCCTTCGCTTTGAAGCTTCAGTGTCCCCAATTTTTCGTAAAGGGTCTGTACGATGGTGCAATAGGCATATACGGAATCCATGAACAATCTTTCCTTCTGGAATTCATAACGACACTTTATTGCATTTTTCAGCATCATGCGCATGTCCCGCATTGCAGCGGAAAAGTCCAGTAATATTTCATATAGTTCAGGAGTGTCTATTTCCTGCATGATCTGCTGCCGGTAGGTTATGGTATCACGGTTCAATGGCCAATTGGAGAAAATTGGTCGAAGTTCATATTCTTCCTTGCCGCGGATTACCTCACTGATAATCTGGTCTATATTCAGATCGATCATAAATTGGGGCATTAGGGGACTGGTTTTGGAAGCAGGAGTTTCCCCAGACCTGTACAATAAGCTTTTAAAATACATAGGCTGACTTTTTTAAGATTATGAAAATGGAGAACAGCAAATGCTTAGATACGGAAACGGTGTGAAGACAAAGTAGACCTATGGGATACCATGGCCCAAAAAAAGCTGTGAAAAATAAGATTTTGATGAAAAGCTGTAATAAATCCATGACTGAACTGATTAAAATGTTAAACACTTAATTTAATCAGGCGTCATCAGCTCTTTTTTTGGAGCGGTTGGGAAAGGAAGAACACCATTTCCTTTTACTAAAGTAAATATACAACTTTTTTATCAATCCGTGAATTCGTTAGTAGAAGGGCTATAATTATTAGCTTTTCCTTCTGTAAAAAAGTATTTTTAAATAGTCCAGCAGAACTGTAAACATTACCGATATCGTAAATAATATTACAATGTGAGCCAGCGGAACGGCCTGCATTAGGATACCAGCACTTGCCAGGATTGCTGATATAATTATATTTCCGGTTGTGACAGCGATGACCATTCTGCTCGGCCAGAATTTCCAGAAAGCATTTTTAACTCTGGTACAGTAAATGGTAAGCTGAGCCGAAAATATCAGGTATAGAAACATGTAGGTCTGAATCTGCTGCATTGGAACGTTCATCTTTCTCTGCATCAGGTAAATAAGCGTTACTCCCAATGTGGTCCATCCAAGTGCAAATATACCGGATATCTTTAAAATTCGTTTCATATCCCACTGTTCAATCTTTTGCGATATGGCAGCCCTATCTGTACCGAGCGTGATCGTAACCAGATCATTGAATACTACAACGAGCACAATAAGGTTTAGCGGAATAACAAAATCTTCAGTGAGTATATATCCTGCGGTCAGCAGCACGGAAAGCTCGATCGTTCTGGAAATCTTCGTGATTGTCCATGTGAGCATCCTTCTATAAACTTTCATTCCTCCCTGGATTACTTTAATGATATCCGAAAGTCCGGGTTGGGTCAGGATAACTTTGGCAGATGCCTTGGCCACATCGGTGGCATCCTTTACAGCAATTCCTATCTCTGCCTGCTTAAGTGCAGGAGCATCATTCATTCCATCACCGGTCATTGCGGTAATCAGCCCTTTTTGTTGAAGGGATTTGATGATCTGGTATTTATCTTCGGGATATATATTGGCCACTGAATCATATTCCATTGGTGATTGCAACACTTGATCCAGAGTTCCTGCCCTGTTGCCGATAGCCAGATCTTCACCTATGGCTTGCGCGGTCATTGCAGTATCACCGGTAATCATTATTATTTTAACGCCCATTCCCTTGATTGTCTGGACTAGCTGGAAAGCGTCTTTTCGCGGGTAATCGGCAAGTGATAGAAGGCCACATATCCTTGTGTTTTCCTCACCGAGAACTGCGACTGCAAGGACACGGTTACCTGTTTTAGCCATCCTGTGATAAACTTCGTTTATCCGCTGAGGTGATGAGGTATACTGTTCCATCACCATTGGTGACCCAAGAATGATTCTTTGGACTTTATTTATGTCCGATACTGTTGCCTGTGAAAATTTATTGACCGGATTAAACGGCATAAATTCTTGACGGTTTAAAGGTTGAATATTTCTATTTTTTATTTCTTTTAGAATGGCAATATCCACAGGATTTAAGGATGAACTATCGCAGCATGCAGCGGCATATCTCAGCACCTCATTTTCGGTTTCTGTGGATAATGCTGTGATCTCTGAAAGGACTGGTCGGTTTTCAGTAAGTGTTCCGGTTTTATCAACACACAGCACCTGGATCGAGGCTGCTTCCTGCAGAGCTGTAAGACCGGTTACCAGAACCCCTTCTTTGGCGAGAGAACGGGCCTCAAGCGCGTTTGCAACAGTGAAACTTGCCGGCATTGATATCGGAACCGTAGCAATGACCAGTACAATAAAAAAAGGCAATAGGGGTAATAGCGCCAGTCCATTAATTATTGCAGAAATCAGGAGAACTGCAGCAAGGAAGAGATCTATTACAGCCAGATAGCGTACAACGCTGAAAAGGATCTTTTCCAGAT belongs to Chryseobacterium gleum and includes:
- a CDS encoding HAD-IC family P-type ATPase produces the protein MTAQDNNFENTFESGQTGLSDIAVRDALNKFGYNEIPEEHTNSLKGVLRRLWGPIPWILEMALILEIALGKLLQGSIIVVLLIFSAIIGELQERRARKALNFLKQNIQVRVRVVRNSKWQFLMAKKIVPQDYIHLKAGDIVPADCIVIKGALELDQSSVTGESASVSYNENENIYSGSVVRSGEALVKVAATGSSSYFGKTAELVKTASAPGHLEKILFSVVRYLAVIDLFLAAVLLISAIINGLALLPLLPFFIVLVIATVPISMPASFTVANALEARSLAKEGVLVTGLTALQEAASIQVLCVDKTGTLTENRPVLSEITALSTETENEVLRYAAACCDSSSLNPVDIAILKEIKNRNIQPLNRQEFMPFNPVNKFSQATVSDINKVQRIILGSPMVMEQYTSSPQRINEVYHRMAKTGNRVLAVAVLGEENTRICGLLSLADYPRKDAFQLVQTIKGMGVKIIMITGDTAMTAQAIGEDLAIGNRAGTLDQVLQSPMEYDSVANIYPEDKYQIIKSLQQKGLITAMTGDGMNDAPALKQAEIGIAVKDATDVAKASAKVILTQPGLSDIIKVIQGGMKVYRRMLTWTITKISRTIELSVLLTAGYILTEDFVIPLNLIVLVVVFNDLVTITLGTDRAAISQKIEQWDMKRILKISGIFALGWTTLGVTLIYLMQRKMNVPMQQIQTYMFLYLIFSAQLTIYCTRVKNAFWKFWPSRMVIAVTTGNIIISAILASAGILMQAVPLAHIVILFTISVMFTVLLDYLKILFYRRKS
- a CDS encoding MutS-related protein, which produces MYFKSLLYRSGETPASKTSPLMPQFMIDLNIDQIISEVIRGKEEYELRPIFSNWPLNRDTITYRQQIMQEIDTPELYEILLDFSAAMRDMRMMLKNAIKCRYEFQKERLFMDSVYAYCTIVQTLYEKLGTLKLQSEGFSAFFQYLSKYVGSSEFIAGREMIEELFSEIGKIRYDLMVEGLLVRVLPYRSQDDYDKETRTLFSRFLSGNNKNYLEKFPVSVHMNDVEAQILKGVATLYPAVFDKIVLFYLNNQDFQDEIIQDFDRDVHFYLSYLEYFKKIEVNGSPFCYPEITPVQADIFAFDTFDTALASHLVALEKKPVLNNFSLSGKERIIFVSGPNQGGKTTFARTFGQVHYFGNLGLPVAGSNAKILHCDNILTHFEKSEDIQLQQSKLENDLNRIHAIIQRASTRSIIILNEIFSSTTLLDSKFLSSKIIEQVEKIGSYCVWVTFIEELSAATKTSISMSATVNPESPDAERTFKIIKKDPDGKAYARSLAERYGLSFNQLLKRIAS